Proteins from one Podospora pseudocomata strain CBS 415.72m chromosome 4, whole genome shotgun sequence genomic window:
- a CDS encoding hypothetical protein (EggNog:ENOG503PYF6) → MRHANSRQPGARSDSDSSGEKQGNHLTAESHSVSAQPPTHIDALSQSEPAELGTKSKHPYRTRPRRDHKRVPKRGKGAVEAAVSRSQTRSTTARNKLAHQHTKVPVTKTVKPSTPAANGTNSKDLSTIRQRKQALLEEEAAKKRKLIDEYIATGDPKVFISFLAPFASANSTGQHDKRRKLGEWQWDREVERHWREDKTSGEPGARIWAPVEESFI, encoded by the coding sequence ATGAGACATGCGAACTCACGCCAGCCAGGAGCACGGTCGGATAGCGACTCGAGTGGCGAAAAACAAGGCAACCATCTAACCGCGGAATCTCACTCGGTCAGCGCTCAACCCCCCACGCATATAGACGCCCTATCGCAATCGGAACCAGCGGAACTGGgcaccaaaagcaagcatCCCTACCGGACAAGACCACGGAGGGACCATAAGAGAGTGCCGAAAAGGGGCAAAGGGGCCGTTGAAGCAGCAGTCAGTAGGTCCCAAACACGATCGACTACCGCTCGAAACAAACTCGCCCATCAACACACAAAGGTTCCTGTCACAAAGACGGTGAAACCATCTACTCCGGCTGCTAACGGTACCAATTCCAAGGACCTAAGCACGATCCGTCAGAGGAAGCAAGCCCTTCTcgaagaggaagcagcaAAAAAGCGCAAACTTATCGACGAATATATCGCCACTGGTGACCCAAAGGTCTTCATCTCTTTTCTCGCACCCTTCGCCAGCGCCAACAGCACCGGACAACATGACAAGCGTAGGAAACTAGGCGAGTGGCAGTGGGATCGTGAAGTGGAGCGCCATTGGAGAGAGGATAAGACATCAGGAGAACCTGGTGCAAGGATTTGGGCTCCAGTCGAGGAGTCGTTTATCTGA